CAGCCGATGCCCCAGCCGCGCGGAGAAAAAGGGATGATGCGTTTGCTATTAAACGTGCAGCTGTTGCTTCTGATCTCTGAATAGCTACCTGCTTTTTCAGGAAAGTCTATACCCAAGGATTGTACTCTGCAGAAAACATCTCATCAGTGACTTCCGGGCGTGTCATTGTGATCATTTTGCGGGGACCGAAATTTATTTCCTGATTATCAACCCACTGCACAAAAATCCGCCCCACAGTGATTCGTATCCTATATTATTTTAATACATAGGGCTTTGTGATCAATCCGTCACCGGGGTCCTGTTCTTCTTCAATCCTATAAATCACACCCTCCATTCCGTCGAAGATGACGTCGCGTTCATGTACAAGTCCGATCTTTTCGAGGACCTTTATTGAGGCTGTATTCGCTTTCATTGCTCTCCCAACGATCCGTCTGAGGTTAAGCTGTTCAAACCCATAGCGTATACAGGCAGCAGCACTTTCGGTGGCGTAGCCTTTATTCCATTCTTCTTCAAAAAATCGGAAACCAATGTCGGTTTCGTTTGGGATTTCCCCGAACTTCAGTCCGCACCAACCGATGAATACATCTGTCTCTTTGCTGATCACCGCCCATCTGCCGTAACCGTTCAGCTGATAGTCCGGATAACGTTCTAAAAACGCTTTGGCCTCGCCGACATCCTTAAAAGGGCTGTTGCCGGTGTACCTGATGACGTTCGGATTCAGGTTCAGGCGGTAAAAGCTTTCTGCATCCGCCGGGTGAAGTGCTCTTAATAAAAGACGGGGAGTTTCAAGTATCGATTTCATGGTGCAGGGTTTTTGGAAGGTTTCTTATTGGTGATTGCATCTGCTTATACCCGAATGTTTTGGCGGTTGATGATGCCGGCAGCAA
This window of the Flavobacteriaceae bacterium 3519-10 genome carries:
- a CDS encoding GCN5-related N-acetyltransferase, with amino-acid sequence MKSILETPRLLLRALHPADAESFYRLNLNPNVIRYTGNSPFKDVGEAKAFLERYPDYQLNGYGRWAVISKETDVFIGWCGLKFGEIPNETDIGFRFFEEEWNKGYATESAAACIRYGFEQLNLRRIVGRAMKANTASIKVLEKIGLVHERDVIFDGMEGVIYRIEEEQDPGDGLITKPYVLK